A genomic stretch from Cloacibacterium caeni includes:
- a CDS encoding mechanosensitive ion channel family protein, translated as MKNIEVIQEKLSTWWNIIVSLVPNIVLLIVFVIAFSFLSKYLIRIITKILHRIFPENANKNTPLLLAKFAKYILYALGIYIALEIMHLGSFMVKFIGSLGIAGVIAGVALKDVVSGIFAGAAVNFEKTFQIGDLVTISNIKGTVEDISMLTTKLRTENGETVYVPNQLIFNTPFINHSKKS; from the coding sequence ATGAAAAATATAGAGGTTATCCAAGAGAAACTTTCCACTTGGTGGAATATTATCGTAAGCTTAGTTCCGAATATCGTTTTGTTAATCGTATTCGTTATTGCATTTTCTTTTTTAAGCAAATACCTCATCAGAATTATCACAAAAATTCTGCACCGCATTTTCCCTGAAAACGCTAACAAAAACACACCTCTTCTTTTGGCCAAATTTGCCAAATATATTCTCTATGCTTTAGGAATTTACATTGCCTTAGAAATTATGCATCTAGGCAGTTTTATGGTGAAATTTATCGGCAGTTTAGGAATTGCCGGTGTAATTGCTGGAGTTGCATTAAAAGATGTAGTTTCTGGAATTTTCGCAGGAGCAGCTGTAAATTTTGAAAAAACTTTTCAAATTGGAGATTTAGTAACCATCAGTAATATCAAAGGAACTGTAGAAGACATCAGTATGCTCACTACCAAACTGAGAACAGAAAACGGCGAAACCGTCTATGTTCCCAATCAGTTAATTTTCAACACTCCTTTTATCAATCACAGTAAAAAATCTTAG
- the abc-f gene encoding ribosomal protection-like ABC-F family protein: MLSVQGLGLHHSGNYLFRDVNFTIKKDDKIGLVGKNGAGKSTLLKMISGDINFYEGNIVPDGNITIGFLKQDLDFVKGRTVWNETLQAFEQINAWKKELEEVNHQLATRTDYESDAYHDLIHKMTDLNDYLHHHDAYNLEGDIEKVLLGLGFKAADFHRLTDEFSGGWRMRIELAKLLLQNNDLLLLDEPTNHLDMESIIWLENFLKDYNGAIVLVSHDKQFMTSVCNRTFDINNKKVDDYKANYTKYLELRKDRKEKLIQAKKNQDTEIKQMEDNINRFRASASKASFAQSLIKKLEKIERIEVENEDVSKFNIRFVQSVVPGKVIFEAQNLGKKYGNHQVFDHVDFFVQRGDRIALLGQNGQGKTTLAKILAGEIKDYSGEWNLGHNVNIGYFAQNQEEVLSPEKTVLQEAEDAATEETRTKVRDLLGSFLFSGEDVTKKTKVLSGGERNRLALCKLLLRPFNTLIMDEPTNHLDIQSKEIIKLALQKFEGTIIVISHDREFLQGLCDKIFEFRDGSMKEFLGNINEYLEYRQKESLREISAEKSKLSQEAEIKAEEKKEAATNDAKSQQNANAFVSKEQKNLQNKLKKIEEKIADYEKEIAQLESIFAKSNPSDAELKKYQDLQDELAATMQEWEDVAEKLG; the protein is encoded by the coding sequence ATGCTTTCAGTTCAAGGTCTTGGTCTTCATCATTCGGGAAATTATCTTTTTAGAGATGTAAATTTTACCATCAAAAAAGATGATAAGATAGGTTTGGTAGGGAAAAATGGTGCAGGAAAATCTACACTTCTCAAAATGATTTCCGGCGATATTAACTTCTACGAAGGAAATATTGTTCCAGATGGTAATATTACCATTGGGTTTTTAAAACAAGATTTAGATTTTGTAAAAGGAAGAACCGTTTGGAATGAAACACTTCAAGCTTTCGAGCAAATTAATGCTTGGAAAAAAGAATTGGAAGAGGTAAATCACCAATTAGCAACTAGAACTGATTATGAATCAGATGCTTATCATGATTTAATCCATAAAATGACAGATCTTAATGATTATCTTCATCATCATGATGCGTATAATTTGGAAGGAGATATAGAAAAAGTTTTATTAGGTCTTGGTTTCAAAGCTGCAGATTTTCACAGACTTACCGATGAGTTTTCTGGAGGATGGAGAATGAGAATAGAACTCGCTAAATTATTACTTCAGAATAATGACCTTTTGCTTCTGGATGAACCTACCAATCACTTGGATATGGAATCTATCATCTGGTTAGAAAATTTTTTGAAAGATTATAACGGAGCTATTGTTTTGGTAAGTCACGATAAGCAGTTTATGACTTCGGTTTGTAACAGAACTTTTGATATTAATAATAAGAAAGTTGACGATTATAAAGCCAATTACACCAAATATCTAGAACTTAGAAAAGACAGAAAAGAAAAACTGATTCAAGCGAAGAAAAACCAAGATACAGAAATTAAACAAATGGAAGATAATATCAATCGCTTCCGTGCTTCTGCTTCTAAGGCTTCTTTCGCACAATCTCTCATTAAAAAATTAGAAAAAATTGAGAGAATTGAAGTAGAGAATGAAGACGTTTCTAAGTTTAATATTCGTTTTGTACAAAGTGTAGTGCCAGGAAAAGTGATTTTCGAAGCGCAAAACTTAGGCAAAAAATACGGGAATCATCAGGTTTTTGACCATGTAGATTTCTTTGTTCAGCGTGGTGACAGAATTGCACTTCTCGGACAAAACGGACAAGGAAAAACCACTTTAGCAAAAATTTTAGCAGGTGAAATCAAAGATTATTCAGGTGAATGGAATCTTGGACATAATGTAAACATAGGATATTTTGCGCAGAACCAAGAAGAAGTTCTAAGTCCCGAAAAAACAGTTTTACAAGAAGCAGAAGATGCTGCGACTGAAGAAACCAGAACCAAAGTTCGTGATTTACTGGGAAGTTTCCTTTTCTCTGGTGAAGATGTAACCAAAAAAACAAAAGTGCTTTCTGGAGGCGAAAGAAACAGATTAGCACTTTGTAAATTGTTGCTTCGTCCTTTCAATACTTTGATTATGGACGAACCTACGAACCACTTAGATATTCAATCGAAGGAAATTATCAAGTTGGCGCTGCAGAAATTTGAAGGAACGATTATTGTGATTTCTCACGACAGAGAATTTTTACAAGGATTGTGTGATAAAATTTTCGAGTTCAGAGATGGCAGTATGAAAGAGTTTTTAGGAAATATTAATGAATATCTAGAATATCGCCAAAAAGAATCTCTAAGAGAAATTTCTGCAGAAAAATCTAAATTAAGTCAGGAAGCAGAAATAAAAGCAGAAGAAAAGAAAGAAGCCGCTACTAACGATGCGAAATCTCAGCAAAATGCTAATGCTTTCGTAAGCAAAGAACAAAAGAATCTTCAAAATAAACTCAAAAAAATTGAAGAAAAAATTGCAGACTACGAAAAAGAAATCGCTCAACTAGAAAGTATTTTTGCGAAGTCTAATCCTTCTGATGCAGAACTGAAAAAATATCAAGATTTGCAAGACGAATTAGCTGCTACCATGCAAGAATGGGAAGATGTAGCAGAGAAACTGGGCTAA
- a CDS encoding GlsB/YeaQ/YmgE family stress response membrane protein: MINIIAWIIFGLIAGAIARFLKPGNDAAGWITTIIIGIVGSVLGGFLGRIFFGADVTNDVFSFYSLAMSVVGAIIVLYAYNALSRKA, from the coding sequence ATGATCAATATTATCGCATGGATTATTTTCGGCTTAATCGCTGGAGCAATCGCAAGATTTTTAAAACCAGGAAATGACGCAGCTGGTTGGATTACTACCATTATCATTGGTATCGTAGGTAGCGTATTAGGAGGCTTTTTAGGAAGAATTTTCTTCGGAGCAGACGTAACAAATGATGTTTTTAGCTTTTATAGCTTAGCCATGTCTGTAGTAGGAGCCATTATCGTACTCTACGCTTATAATGCACTTTCTAGAAAGGCATAA
- a CDS encoding YtxH domain-containing protein, producing the protein MNTTAKRTLGVLGATAVGAVAGILFAPAKGKDTRAKLRTQAKNAQSKTKETMNQLSEKAKSKYNTISNQISEKVQANKEQILSSAKSVTKEVDTELDALR; encoded by the coding sequence ATGAACACCACAGCAAAAAGAACATTAGGAGTATTAGGCGCAACAGCAGTAGGCGCAGTAGCAGGAATTTTATTTGCACCAGCAAAAGGAAAAGACACCAGAGCAAAACTGAGAACACAAGCAAAAAATGCTCAGTCTAAAACCAAAGAAACGATGAATCAACTTTCTGAAAAGGCAAAAAGCAAATACAATACGATTTCAAACCAAATTTCAGAAAAAGTACAAGCAAACAAAGAGCAGATTTTATCTTCTGCAAAGAGCGTGACTAAGGAAGTAGATACAGAACTAGATGCTCTTAGATAA
- a CDS encoding lmo0937 family membrane protein yields the protein MNKFTYFTVTLLIIIWAIGFFFFETSILINILFVLALCIMIYEIIKDDINNKQ from the coding sequence ATGAATAAATTTACCTACTTTACAGTAACATTGTTAATAATAATATGGGCAATTGGATTTTTCTTCTTCGAAACAAGTATATTAATTAACATATTATTTGTCTTGGCGCTTTGTATTATGATTTATGAAATTATAAAAGACGATATTAACAATAAACAGTAA
- a CDS encoding PAS domain-containing protein gives MKFTNRPLFLKIIFAITIAIILFISSVSYKHIRALHDSNEIVEHTYRVLIKIEHVFTKIKNVEIDRRNYLLTHDKKLLRQIEFDKLEIKQNLEQLREITSDNPYHFQTTKKLESLIEKKLKVVDEVLDPNFDFKDNEKVTDNIYRGKVVMDEISAIIRNLRQSETHLLETRSLKSDQVNKYTPLVNLLTFFVTIVLLILAIIKINRDLNEANINNEKLILANETANLAEQIGNYGTWQLNVETKKYTFSENEYRLLGYEPNSLEDNYEGFMNRIHPEDLYYVQGIVSDMINHETLSPFTYRIIRNDGEVRYLRASGKMIKNLRNEKILLGITSDVTEEIENQKNISEKNIELEKKNRTLFLANETNKEAEIAGNYGTAQWFVKDNRFIFSDNNYRLFGLDPKDKPEFSDLFKQVHPDDKAMVDAKLDEMAENKSFYPYIIRIIRADNQEIKYLSINNKHIRDDNNEEYVLIISLDVTEIFKAQNTILERNKELEKINNEMLLSNKALKFGEEIGGYGNWSWNIKENTWYFSDNLYKLLGAEPKSFESNLDNYYNYVHPEDLQYFKSVMAKMEEEENLPAFTYRILRPSGEILHVKGVGTPTYDSNGNKFLAGVVVNISEEVKRSHTLQKAFEELKYYNESSKEAEIIGKYGFWKWNVDKTEFEFSDNIFRLFGVEKENFDPKVDNFIPYVYPEDLEYVLENLKKLQNKDKNAKPYEHRIVKKDTGEIRYIRVSNKPIEDSDEGFYYLMITQDITEEVNKNIETNQKNRELEASNKELQAFNYVASHDLQEPLRKIETFISRLEAKDYQNLTETGQQYFDRIKVAAGRMRLLIKDLLQFSRTNKSEQVFEKADLNDLLENAKHEIAEPIEEKKAVIHTAHLPKMKVIPFQIQQLFINLLGNSIKYSKPDVAPEIRIDYEKASFEKVGNVTFTAKRIFHKFTFTDNGIGFSPEYSDRIFELFSRLHNKDEIAGTGIGLAICKKIVDNHKGFIFAEGKPNEGAIFTVYLPEV, from the coding sequence ATGAAATTTACGAACAGACCTCTTTTTCTTAAAATTATTTTTGCGATTACCATAGCAATTATACTTTTTATTTCTTCGGTTTCTTACAAACATATTAGAGCATTGCATGATTCTAATGAAATTGTAGAACACACCTATCGTGTTCTGATAAAAATAGAGCATGTTTTTACTAAAATTAAAAATGTAGAAATAGACAGAAGAAACTATTTATTGACTCATGACAAAAAATTACTCCGTCAAATTGAGTTTGATAAATTAGAAATTAAACAAAATCTAGAACAACTCAGAGAAATAACTTCGGATAATCCTTACCATTTTCAAACGACTAAAAAATTAGAATCTTTAATAGAAAAAAAACTGAAAGTAGTAGACGAAGTTTTAGATCCTAACTTTGATTTTAAAGATAATGAGAAAGTTACGGATAATATCTACAGAGGAAAAGTGGTGATGGATGAAATTTCTGCCATTATTAGAAATCTAAGACAATCTGAGACTCATCTTCTAGAAACGAGGTCTTTAAAAAGTGATCAAGTCAATAAATACACACCACTCGTGAATTTATTGACCTTCTTTGTTACAATTGTTCTCTTAATTCTTGCCATTATTAAAATCAATAGAGATTTAAATGAAGCTAATATTAATAATGAAAAATTAATTCTTGCAAATGAAACCGCAAATCTTGCCGAACAAATCGGTAATTACGGAACATGGCAACTTAATGTAGAAACCAAAAAATATACTTTTTCCGAAAATGAATATCGTCTTTTAGGTTATGAGCCTAATTCTTTAGAAGATAATTATGAAGGATTTATGAATAGAATTCATCCTGAAGACTTGTATTACGTACAAGGAATTGTGTCCGATATGATTAATCATGAAACCTTATCACCATTCACATACAGAATCATTAGAAACGATGGTGAGGTAAGATATCTGCGTGCTTCTGGTAAAATGATAAAAAATCTTAGAAACGAAAAAATCTTATTAGGAATTACCAGCGATGTAACAGAAGAGATAGAAAATCAAAAAAATATTTCAGAAAAAAATATAGAATTAGAAAAGAAAAATAGAACTCTTTTCTTGGCCAATGAAACCAATAAAGAAGCAGAAATTGCAGGTAATTACGGTACTGCGCAATGGTTTGTAAAAGATAATAGATTTATATTTTCTGATAATAATTACCGCTTATTTGGTCTAGATCCTAAAGATAAGCCAGAGTTTTCTGATTTATTTAAACAAGTGCATCCAGATGATAAAGCAATGGTAGATGCTAAGCTGGATGAAATGGCAGAAAATAAATCTTTTTATCCATATATCATCAGAATTATTAGAGCAGATAATCAAGAAATCAAATATCTGTCGATTAACAATAAACACATAAGAGATGACAATAATGAAGAATACGTACTCATTATTTCTTTAGATGTCACCGAAATTTTCAAAGCACAGAACACCATTTTAGAGAGAAATAAAGAACTCGAAAAAATCAATAACGAAATGTTACTTTCTAATAAAGCTTTGAAATTTGGTGAAGAAATTGGTGGATATGGCAATTGGAGTTGGAATATTAAAGAAAACACTTGGTATTTTTCTGACAATTTATATAAATTATTAGGAGCGGAACCAAAATCTTTTGAGTCTAATTTAGATAACTATTATAACTATGTACATCCAGAAGATTTACAATATTTTAAAAGTGTAATGGCAAAAATGGAAGAAGAAGAAAATCTTCCAGCATTTACTTATAGAATTTTAAGACCTTCAGGAGAAATTCTTCATGTAAAAGGAGTAGGAACACCTACTTATGATTCTAATGGAAATAAATTTCTGGCAGGAGTTGTAGTTAATATTTCAGAAGAAGTTAAAAGAAGTCATACTCTTCAAAAAGCTTTCGAAGAACTTAAATATTACAATGAGAGCAGCAAAGAGGCAGAAATTATCGGGAAATATGGCTTCTGGAAATGGAATGTAGACAAAACTGAGTTTGAGTTTTCGGATAATATTTTCAGACTTTTTGGAGTGGAAAAAGAAAATTTTGATCCTAAAGTAGATAATTTCATTCCGTATGTATATCCAGAAGATTTAGAGTATGTATTAGAAAATCTAAAAAAATTACAGAATAAAGATAAAAACGCAAAACCTTACGAACATAGAATTGTAAAAAAAGATACTGGCGAAATAAGATACATTAGAGTTTCTAATAAGCCGATTGAAGATTCAGATGAAGGGTTCTATTATCTAATGATTACGCAAGATATTACTGAAGAAGTCAATAAAAATATAGAAACTAATCAAAAAAATAGAGAACTGGAAGCGTCTAACAAAGAATTACAGGCATTCAACTATGTTGCCAGTCATGATTTGCAAGAGCCGTTAAGAAAAATTGAAACGTTTATCTCGAGGTTGGAAGCCAAAGATTACCAAAATCTCACGGAAACTGGTCAACAGTACTTCGACAGAATAAAAGTTGCGGCTGGAAGAATGAGATTGCTCATCAAAGATTTACTACAGTTCTCTAGAACCAATAAATCTGAACAAGTTTTCGAAAAAGCAGACCTTAATGATTTGCTGGAAAATGCAAAACACGAAATTGCAGAACCTATAGAAGAGAAAAAAGCAGTGATTCATACCGCTCATCTTCCGAAAATGAAAGTGATTCCTTTCCAGATTCAGCAGTTGTTTATCAATTTATTAGGGAATTCTATTAAATATTCTAAGCCAGACGTTGCTCCAGAAATCAGAATAGATTACGAAAAAGCATCTTTTGAAAAAGTAGGAAATGTAACTTTCACTGCGAAGAGAATTTTCCACAAGTTTACTTTTACAGATAACGGAATTGGTTTTTCACCAGAATATTCGGATAGAATATTTGAGCTTTTCAGCAGATTACACAATAAAGACGAAATCGCAGGAACTGGAATTGGTTTAGCTATTTGCAAAAAAATTGTAGATAATCACAAAGGCTTCATCTTCGCCGAAGGAAAACCAAATGAAGGAGCCATATTTACCGTCTATTTGCCAGAAGTTTAG
- a CDS encoding response regulator — MHTDYIHIILADDDEDDRLFFTDAFSELKINTKVQTYNDGVELMNYLNSDDAVLPQVLFLDLNMPKKNGIECLHEIKSNKKFDDIAIAIYSTSSSEEHIEETFVSGANIYIKKPNDFDTLKKVLSDVVAINWQYHTSGLNKDNFLLRM; from the coding sequence ATGCACACAGATTACATTCACATCATCTTAGCAGATGACGACGAAGATGACAGATTATTCTTCACCGATGCTTTTTCTGAACTGAAAATCAATACCAAAGTTCAAACTTATAATGATGGAGTAGAACTCATGAATTATCTTAATTCAGACGATGCGGTTTTACCACAAGTACTTTTCCTAGACTTGAATATGCCTAAAAAGAATGGGATAGAATGTCTCCACGAAATAAAATCCAATAAAAAATTTGATGACATTGCCATTGCTATTTATTCTACCTCATCTTCAGAAGAGCATATAGAAGAAACTTTCGTAAGTGGCGCGAATATTTACATCAAAAAGCCAAATGATTTTGATACCCTTAAAAAAGTTTTATCAGATGTAGTGGCGATTAATTGGCAATACCATACTTCTGGTCTTAATAAAGATAATTTTTTACTGAGAATGTAA
- a CDS encoding helix-turn-helix domain-containing protein, protein MKIFTKFDYNAVCKKVLEEKLDQLGAKYRVVAFGEVEFLEKISAEKMKEFRAELEEYGITIIENQKTVLIEKIKEAILEMVHSEEPINVKASVYLTDKLNHSYGYLSNLFSEVTFSSIENYIMMQKIEHAKNLIIKDNLTLTEVAYRLNYSSVAHLSTQFKNITGITPSQFQRIITKRREIANQK, encoded by the coding sequence ATGAAAATATTTACAAAATTCGACTATAACGCAGTTTGTAAAAAAGTATTAGAAGAAAAATTAGACCAATTAGGTGCTAAATATAGAGTAGTCGCTTTTGGTGAAGTAGAATTTTTAGAAAAAATTTCTGCCGAAAAGATGAAAGAATTCCGTGCAGAATTAGAAGAGTACGGCATTACCATCATCGAAAATCAAAAGACCGTTTTGATTGAAAAAATTAAAGAAGCCATCTTAGAAATGGTTCATTCTGAAGAGCCTATTAATGTAAAAGCTTCTGTTTATCTTACCGATAAACTTAATCATAGTTATGGTTATCTGTCCAATTTATTTTCAGAAGTTACGTTTAGTTCTATAGAGAACTACATCATGATGCAGAAAATAGAACATGCCAAAAATTTAATCATTAAAGACAATCTTACTTTAACTGAAGTGGCTTATCGATTAAATTACAGCAGTGTAGCACATTTAAGTACACAGTTCAAAAATATTACAGGAATTACACCATCTCAGTTCCAGAGAATTATTACCAAACGTAGAGAAATTGCGAATCAAAAATAA